A region of Sphingomonas crusticola DNA encodes the following proteins:
- a CDS encoding methyltransferase domain-containing protein has product MRSAKSAGAGVSEEATIAQLYRAVLGREPDPGGLDHYSGRLRGGESLEGILQNMLSSPEYRQRHLSFYRELLRDEVAGAAAATDERFPIDYQPPGEAGKSYRERLRSGFLARYCGGPVVLDVGFSGYDNPDRRTALSGAIGVDLDYPGYDGVTLPFADGTVDTVFSSHCLEHIPDDRAAIRDWLRVLKVGGFLVCMVPHQALYEKKRDLPSRWNADHKRMYTSATLLLAVEEALPVNSFRVRHLRENDRGFNYAVGPAIHADGAYEIELVVEKIAQPAWSLA; this is encoded by the coding sequence GTGCGTTCAGCAAAATCCGCAGGAGCCGGCGTGAGCGAAGAAGCGACCATCGCGCAACTCTATCGCGCCGTGCTCGGGCGCGAGCCCGATCCGGGCGGCCTGGACCATTATAGTGGAAGGTTACGCGGCGGAGAGAGCCTGGAGGGGATATTGCAGAACATGCTGTCCTCGCCCGAATATCGGCAGCGGCACCTTTCCTTTTATCGGGAGCTGCTGCGGGATGAAGTCGCGGGCGCTGCCGCTGCAACCGACGAACGTTTCCCGATCGACTATCAGCCGCCCGGCGAGGCCGGTAAATCCTATCGCGAGCGCCTCCGATCGGGATTTCTCGCCCGCTATTGCGGTGGGCCGGTCGTGCTCGACGTCGGCTTCAGCGGCTATGATAATCCGGATCGGCGGACGGCCTTGTCCGGCGCGATCGGCGTCGACCTGGATTATCCGGGCTATGACGGCGTCACATTGCCCTTCGCCGACGGCACCGTCGACACGGTCTTCTCCAGCCACTGCCTGGAACATATTCCCGATGATCGCGCTGCGATTCGCGACTGGCTGCGCGTGTTGAAGGTGGGTGGCTTTCTGGTGTGTATGGTGCCGCATCAGGCGCTGTACGAGAAGAAGCGCGATTTGCCCTCGCGCTGGAATGCCGATCACAAGCGCATGTACACGTCCGCTACGCTGCTGCTGGCGGTTGAGGAGGCGCTGCCGGTGAACAGCTTCCGGGTGCGCCATCTCCGCGAGAATGATCGCGGCTTCAATTACGCGGTCGGACCCGCCATCCATGCCGACGGCGCTTATGAGATCGAGCTGGTGGTAGAGAAGATCGCCCAGCCTGCCTGGTCGCTGGCATAA
- the dctA gene encoding C4-dicarboxylate transporter DctA, protein MTGEVAMADLDAPVTAGQPLWRHIYIQVLVAILLGVIVGELWPAFGVALKPFGDGFVKLVRMIIAPVIFLTIVSGIAHLRHLGELGRIVLKAFAYFLTMSTFALILGLVVANVVQPGAGMHIDPATLDSAKIADYASKAHDQSVVGFILAIIPQTLLGALAEGEILQVLFVAILVGIAIALVGDRAAPVLAVVESGEAIVFRLVAILMKAAPIGAFGAMAFTIGQYGIGVLASLAGLVATFYLTSLLFVLVVLGLVARLAGFSIIRLIRYLAPELLLVLGTSSSEAALPSLIGKLEHAGCARPVVGLVVPTGYSFNLDGTNIYMTLAALFIAQACGIHLSLGQQLLLLGVAMLSSKGAAGVTGAGFITLAATLSIVPSVPVAGMALILGIDRFMSECRSLTNFVGNAVATIVVARWEGELDRDQLARTLSGRLPVLRA, encoded by the coding sequence ATGACGGGGGAGGTTGCGATGGCGGATCTCGATGCACCGGTCACGGCCGGACAGCCGCTGTGGCGCCACATCTATATCCAGGTGCTGGTCGCGATCCTGCTCGGCGTGATCGTTGGCGAGCTGTGGCCCGCTTTCGGGGTTGCGCTCAAGCCGTTTGGCGATGGCTTCGTCAAACTGGTGCGGATGATCATCGCGCCGGTGATTTTCCTGACGATTGTCAGCGGCATCGCCCATTTGCGCCATCTGGGCGAACTGGGCAGGATCGTGCTCAAGGCCTTCGCTTATTTCCTGACCATGTCGACCTTCGCGCTGATCCTCGGCCTGGTGGTCGCCAATGTGGTCCAGCCGGGCGCGGGCATGCACATCGATCCGGCGACGCTCGATAGCGCCAAGATCGCCGATTATGCGTCCAAGGCGCACGATCAGAGCGTCGTCGGCTTCATTCTGGCTATCATCCCGCAAACCCTGCTCGGCGCCCTCGCAGAAGGGGAGATCTTACAGGTGCTGTTCGTCGCAATTCTGGTGGGGATTGCGATCGCTCTGGTCGGCGACAGGGCCGCGCCGGTGCTTGCCGTGGTCGAGTCCGGCGAGGCGATCGTCTTCCGCCTGGTGGCGATCCTGATGAAGGCGGCGCCGATCGGCGCATTCGGCGCGATGGCCTTCACCATCGGCCAATATGGCATCGGCGTACTCGCGAGCCTCGCCGGGTTGGTCGCCACCTTCTATCTGACGTCGCTCCTGTTCGTGCTGGTGGTGCTGGGGCTGGTCGCCCGCCTCGCCGGCTTCTCGATCATCCGGCTGATCCGTTATCTCGCGCCTGAGCTGCTATTGGTGCTGGGCACGTCCTCATCGGAAGCGGCGCTGCCCAGCCTGATCGGCAAGCTCGAACATGCCGGCTGCGCGCGGCCGGTGGTCGGGCTGGTGGTGCCGACCGGCTACAGCTTCAATCTGGACGGCACCAATATCTACATGACGCTGGCGGCGCTGTTCATCGCGCAGGCGTGCGGCATCCATCTCTCGCTCGGTCAGCAATTGCTGCTGCTGGGCGTGGCGATGCTTTCGTCCAAGGGCGCCGCCGGCGTTACCGGCGCGGGATTCATCACGCTGGCGGCGACCTTGTCGATCGTGCCGTCCGTGCCGGTGGCGGGCATGGCCCTGATCCTCGGCATCGATCGCTTCATGAGCGAATGCCGCAGCCTGACCAACTTCGTCGGCAATGCGGTCGCGACGATCGTGGTCGCGAGGTGGGAAGGCGAGCTCGATCGCGACCAGCTGGCGCGCACGCTGTCGGGCCGATTGCCGGTGCTGAGGGCCTAA
- the ispH gene encoding 4-hydroxy-3-methylbut-2-enyl diphosphate reductase produces MDGAPTLASDKPLLDLLIAAPRGFCAGVDRAIRIVELSIEKYGAPVYVRHEIVHNRHVVDALRAKGAIFVEELDDVPDGVPVVFSAHGVPKAVPHKAAERGLDYIDATCPLVSKVHRQAERLVQTGQHILFIGHRGHPEVVGTLGQVPAGTMTLIETNEDAEAIMPADPTNLAFLTQTTLSVDDTAQVVATLKRRFPSIQAPRGEDICYATSNRQAAVKDIAAQCDAMLVIGAPNSSNSVRLVEVASRAGIRAQLIESAANLELSWLDGVRTLGISAGASAPELLVRELVDLLKVHFTVSEREMNGAVETMVFKLPRTLEAA; encoded by the coding sequence ATGGACGGAGCCCCTACCCTCGCCAGCGACAAGCCGCTGCTCGATCTCCTGATCGCGGCGCCGCGCGGCTTTTGCGCAGGTGTCGACCGCGCGATCCGCATCGTCGAACTGTCGATCGAGAAATATGGCGCGCCGGTCTATGTGCGCCACGAGATCGTCCACAACCGCCATGTGGTCGATGCGTTGCGCGCCAAGGGCGCGATCTTCGTGGAGGAACTGGACGACGTGCCGGACGGCGTGCCGGTGGTCTTCTCGGCGCACGGCGTGCCCAAGGCCGTGCCCCACAAGGCGGCGGAGCGCGGGCTCGATTATATCGACGCGACCTGCCCGCTCGTGTCCAAGGTCCACCGCCAGGCCGAGCGGCTAGTCCAAACCGGGCAGCATATCCTGTTCATCGGCCACCGCGGACACCCTGAGGTGGTCGGCACGCTCGGTCAGGTGCCGGCAGGCACGATGACGCTGATCGAGACGAACGAGGATGCGGAGGCGATCATGCCGGCCGACCCAACCAACCTCGCCTTCCTCACCCAGACGACCCTGTCGGTGGATGACACGGCGCAGGTCGTGGCGACGCTCAAGCGGCGCTTCCCCTCGATCCAGGCGCCGCGCGGCGAGGATATTTGCTACGCCACGTCAAACCGGCAGGCGGCGGTCAAGGATATCGCCGCGCAGTGCGATGCGATGCTGGTGATCGGCGCGCCCAATTCGTCCAATTCGGTACGCCTGGTCGAGGTAGCGTCGCGCGCCGGCATTCGCGCGCAATTGATCGAAAGCGCCGCCAATCTGGAATTGTCCTGGCTCGACGGGGTGCGCACGCTCGGCATCAGCGCCGGCGCGTCGGCGCCCGAATTGCTGGTGCGTGAGCTAGTCGACTTGCTGAAGGTCCATTTCACCGTCAGCGAGCGCGAGATGAACGGCGCGGTCGAGACGATGGTGTTCAAATTGCCGCGTACGCTCGAAGCCGCCTGA
- the thrB gene encoding homoserine kinase, with product MAVYTHVSAEALSALLERYDAGTLTSAKGIAEGVENSNYLVDTTAGRFILTLYEKRVDRGDLPFFMALLDHLADKGLPVPRAIADRSGQQIQQVAERPACLIEFLAGVSVSHPTPAQAHSTGAALGRMHAALADFSGARHNSLGLAGWHELAAKCGKDLDRISPGLGGRVAAELEWLDGAWPAHLPHSVIHADLFPDNVLMRGDAVTGMIDFYFACSDVRAWDVAVTHSAWCFEADGSGFHHERAAALIGGYQEAFGLSQDEASAFPALARGACLRFLLTRAWDWLNTAPDALVTRKDPLAFLRRLDFYRDARSVELGL from the coding sequence ATGGCGGTCTACACCCATGTCTCGGCCGAGGCGCTATCGGCATTGCTTGAGCGATATGACGCGGGCACGCTGACCTCGGCCAAGGGTATCGCCGAGGGGGTCGAGAACAGTAATTATCTCGTGGACACGACGGCCGGCCGCTTCATCCTGACCTTGTATGAGAAGCGGGTGGACAGGGGCGACCTACCCTTCTTCATGGCCCTGCTCGACCACCTCGCCGACAAAGGCCTGCCCGTCCCGCGCGCGATCGCCGACCGGTCCGGCCAGCAGATCCAACAGGTCGCGGAGCGTCCAGCCTGCCTGATCGAATTTCTCGCCGGAGTCTCGGTCAGTCATCCGACCCCGGCGCAGGCGCATTCGACCGGTGCGGCTCTCGGGCGCATGCACGCGGCGCTGGCCGACTTTTCGGGCGCACGGCATAATAGTTTGGGCCTGGCGGGATGGCACGAGCTGGCTGCGAAGTGCGGTAAAGATCTCGATCGGATATCGCCGGGTCTCGGCGGGCGCGTCGCGGCCGAACTCGAATGGCTCGACGGGGCTTGGCCGGCCCATTTGCCCCACTCGGTGATTCACGCCGACCTCTTCCCCGACAATGTTCTGATGCGCGGTGACGCGGTTACCGGCATGATCGACTTCTATTTCGCGTGCAGCGACGTTCGTGCCTGGGACGTCGCGGTGACGCATTCCGCCTGGTGCTTCGAGGCCGACGGGAGCGGTTTCCATCATGAGCGGGCGGCTGCTCTGATCGGCGGCTATCAGGAGGCATTCGGCCTGTCGCAGGATGAAGCATCCGCCTTTCCGGCGCTGGCCCGCGGCGCCTGTCTTCGCTTCCTGCTGACGCGCGCATGGGACTGGCTCAATACCGCGCCGGACGCCCTAGTGACGCGCAAGGACCCCCTCGCCTTCCTGCGCCGGTTGGATTTCTACCGCGATGCCCGATCGGTAGAGCTGGGGCTGTGA
- the rnhA gene encoding ribonuclease HI, whose amino-acid sequence MATDGACKGNPGPGGWGVVIRSGSSEKELSGGEPLTTNNRMEMTAAIRGLEALKRPCRVVLSTDSRYVMDGLTKWLAGWQRNGWRTASKQPVKNADLWQELIAAAAPHTIRWEWVKGHAGHPENERADKLASDAALRAARR is encoded by the coding sequence ATGGCGACGGATGGGGCCTGCAAGGGCAATCCCGGGCCCGGCGGGTGGGGCGTAGTCATCCGCTCGGGCAGCAGTGAAAAAGAATTGTCGGGAGGCGAACCGCTGACGACCAACAATCGCATGGAGATGACCGCCGCTATTCGCGGGCTCGAGGCACTCAAGCGGCCATGCCGGGTCGTCCTTTCGACCGACAGCCGCTATGTCATGGACGGGCTGACCAAATGGTTGGCAGGATGGCAGCGCAATGGCTGGCGCACCGCGTCCAAGCAGCCGGTCAAGAATGCCGACCTTTGGCAGGAACTGATCGCGGCGGCTGCACCGCACACCATCCGCTGGGAATGGGTCAAGGGCCACGCCGGTCATCCGGAAAATGAGCGGGCCGACAAACTCGCGAGTGACGCAGCGCTGCGGGCGGCCCGGCGTTAG
- a CDS encoding CoA-acylating methylmalonate-semialdehyde dehydrogenase produces MRAIDHFIAGETCDAAGRYGDVYDPNSGLVQARVRLGTQADLDVAIAAAQAAQPGWAATNPQRRARVMFNFKALVEAHMDELAQRLSSEHGKVIADSKGDIQRGLEVIEFCCGIPHLLKGEYTQGAGPGIDVYSMRQPLGIGAGITPFNFPAMIPLWMSGVAIASGNAFILKPSERDPSVPVRLAELMREAGLPEGILQVVHGDKEIVDAILDHPAISAVSFVGSSDIAHYVYRRGVAAGKRVQAMGGAKNHGIVMPDADLDQVVSDLAGAAFGSAGERCMALPVVVPVGDKTADALRAKLIPAIHALRVGVSTDQDAHYGPVVNAAHKTRVENWIQTGVDEGAELVVDGRGFALQGHEEGFFIGPSLFDRVTPDMQAYKEEIFGPVLQIVRAANFEEAVRLPSAHQYGNGVAIFTRNGHAAREFAARVNVGMVGINVPIPVPIAYHSFGGWKRSGFGDTNQHGMEGVRFWTKVKTITQRWPDGSAAGEAARNNDAFVIPTMS; encoded by the coding sequence ATGCGCGCTATCGATCATTTCATCGCTGGGGAAACCTGCGATGCCGCCGGTCGCTACGGGGACGTTTACGATCCCAATTCCGGTTTAGTGCAGGCGCGTGTTCGTCTCGGCACGCAGGCCGATCTCGACGTCGCGATCGCGGCCGCGCAGGCAGCGCAGCCCGGCTGGGCGGCAACCAATCCCCAGCGCCGCGCGCGCGTGATGTTCAACTTCAAGGCGTTGGTCGAAGCGCATATGGATGAGCTGGCGCAGCGCCTCTCGTCCGAGCATGGCAAGGTCATCGCCGATTCCAAGGGGGACATCCAGCGCGGGCTGGAGGTGATCGAATTCTGCTGTGGCATTCCCCATTTGCTGAAGGGCGAATATACCCAAGGGGCGGGGCCCGGCATCGACGTCTATTCCATGCGCCAGCCGCTCGGCATCGGCGCGGGGATCACGCCGTTCAACTTCCCCGCCATGATCCCGCTGTGGATGAGCGGCGTCGCGATCGCGAGCGGTAACGCCTTCATCCTCAAGCCGAGCGAACGGGACCCGAGCGTACCCGTGCGCCTGGCCGAGCTGATGCGCGAGGCCGGATTGCCCGAAGGCATTCTGCAGGTCGTGCATGGCGACAAGGAGATAGTCGACGCCATCCTCGATCACCCCGCAATCTCCGCGGTAAGCTTTGTCGGCTCGTCGGATATCGCCCATTATGTCTATCGCCGCGGCGTGGCGGCCGGAAAGCGCGTCCAGGCGATGGGCGGTGCCAAGAATCACGGTATCGTCATGCCCGATGCCGATCTCGACCAGGTGGTATCCGATCTCGCGGGCGCAGCATTTGGCTCGGCCGGCGAGCGCTGCATGGCGCTACCGGTGGTGGTGCCCGTCGGTGATAAGACCGCCGATGCGCTCCGCGCCAAGCTGATCCCCGCGATCCACGCGCTGCGCGTCGGCGTCTCGACCGACCAGGACGCGCATTACGGTCCGGTGGTGAACGCCGCCCACAAGACGCGCGTCGAAAACTGGATACAGACCGGCGTCGACGAAGGTGCCGAGCTGGTCGTCGACGGTCGCGGTTTTGCGCTACAAGGTCATGAGGAAGGCTTCTTCATCGGCCCGTCGCTGTTCGATCGCGTCACGCCCGACATGCAGGCTTACAAGGAAGAGATTTTCGGCCCGGTGCTGCAGATCGTCCGCGCCGCGAATTTCGAGGAGGCGGTGCGCCTGCCCAGCGCGCATCAATATGGCAACGGCGTCGCGATCTTTACGCGCAACGGCCATGCGGCGCGCGAATTCGCCGCCCGCGTGAATGTCGGCATGGTCGGCATCAACGTGCCGATCCCGGTGCCGATCGCCTATCACTCCTTCGGCGGTTGGAAACGCAGCGGCTTCGGCGATACCAATCAGCACGGCATGGAAGGCGTTCGCTTCTGGACGAAGGTCAAGACGATCACGCAGCGCTGGCCGGATGGTTCGGCCGCGGGCGAAGCCGCACGCAACAACGATGCGTTCGTTATTCCGACGATGAGCTGA
- a CDS encoding FeoA family protein, whose amino-acid sequence MRLDQLPLRTASRIASVDWDSLGPREARRLRELGFDDGVAIEALHHGAWRGPLACRVGRMIVALRRAVAASVIVEPA is encoded by the coding sequence GTGCGTCTGGATCAGTTACCCCTGCGTACCGCCTCGCGCATTGCTTCGGTAGATTGGGACAGTCTCGGTCCCCGTGAGGCGCGTCGGCTGCGCGAGCTAGGCTTCGACGACGGTGTCGCCATTGAGGCGCTGCACCATGGGGCGTGGCGCGGCCCGCTCGCGTGCCGCGTCGGACGAATGATCGTGGCGTTGCGGCGCGCGGTGGCGGCGTCGGTCATCGTCGAGCCGGCATGA
- the feoB gene encoding ferrous iron transporter B, with protein MNPAPMIALVGNPNAGKSALFNALTGARQKVGNYPGVTVERKVGRLSLDDGRPLELVDLPGTYSLDPQSPDEQVTRDVLFGRQAGERTPSALVVVVDATNLDNHLRFVLQLVALRLPTIIALNMIDMAERDGLEIDIARLSAELGVPVVPTVAVRKRGLDDLRAALGRAVGGGGKPAFADERPADITLLQREARRIATAVTVQQHEENGWTRRLDRIALHPVIGPILLASLMFVMFQAVFSWSQAPIEWLASVQALLADATIRALPSSFIRSLLVEGVINGVGSVVAFLPQILILFFFILLLEASGYMVRAAFLMDRLMAGVGLSGRAFIPLLSSFACAIPGIMATRSIDDPKDRLTTILIAPLMTCSARLPVYAVVIGAFIPARRVLPGVGLQGLVLFCLYISGIFGAMAMAAIIKRTIAKSGSGGFMMELPKYQMPVWRDVAIGLWQRALIFLRRAGTVILMVTAVLWVLTSYPKAPAGSGIKQSEYSIAGRIASGLEPIVRPIGFNHAMALAIIPAMAAREVAVSALQTVYSIDASDDEKLGQERLAQRLRGAWSLPTALAFLAWFVFAPQCLSTIAVIRRETNGWLWPGVTLGYLFVLAWLAAGATFWVATALGL; from the coding sequence ATGAATCCTGCGCCTATGATTGCGCTGGTCGGCAATCCCAATGCCGGCAAATCCGCCTTGTTCAACGCGCTCACGGGCGCGCGCCAAAAGGTCGGCAATTATCCCGGCGTGACGGTTGAGCGCAAAGTCGGGCGCCTGTCACTGGACGATGGTCGGCCGCTGGAGCTGGTGGATCTGCCCGGCACCTACAGCCTGGACCCGCAAAGCCCTGACGAACAGGTGACGCGCGATGTCTTGTTCGGACGTCAGGCCGGCGAACGCACGCCATCCGCCCTGGTAGTGGTGGTCGACGCGACCAATCTCGACAATCATCTGCGGTTCGTCCTGCAGCTCGTCGCATTGCGTCTGCCGACAATCATCGCACTGAACATGATCGACATGGCCGAGCGTGACGGGCTGGAAATCGATATCGCCCGCCTGTCCGCGGAACTCGGCGTCCCGGTCGTGCCGACGGTTGCGGTGCGTAAGCGCGGGCTGGACGATCTGCGCGCCGCGCTCGGCCGTGCAGTCGGCGGCGGCGGCAAGCCTGCTTTCGCCGACGAACGGCCGGCGGACATAACGCTGCTGCAACGCGAGGCGCGGCGCATCGCGACAGCCGTGACGGTGCAGCAACATGAAGAGAATGGCTGGACGCGGCGCCTCGACCGGATCGCGCTCCACCCGGTAATTGGTCCGATCCTGCTGGCGTCGTTGATGTTCGTGATGTTCCAGGCGGTCTTTTCCTGGAGCCAGGCACCGATCGAATGGCTGGCTTCGGTCCAGGCCTTGCTGGCCGACGCGACGATCAGGGCCTTGCCGAGCAGCTTCATCCGCTCGCTGCTGGTCGAGGGGGTGATCAACGGCGTCGGCTCCGTCGTTGCCTTCCTCCCGCAGATCCTGATCCTGTTCTTCTTCATCCTGCTGCTGGAAGCATCCGGCTATATGGTCCGCGCGGCTTTCCTGATGGACCGTCTGATGGCCGGCGTCGGTCTGTCGGGCCGGGCCTTCATCCCCCTTCTCTCCTCTTTCGCCTGTGCGATTCCCGGCATCATGGCGACCCGCTCGATCGACGATCCCAAGGACCGGCTGACCACGATCCTGATCGCGCCTTTGATGACCTGCTCGGCCCGGCTGCCGGTTTATGCGGTCGTGATCGGCGCCTTCATTCCAGCGCGTCGCGTATTACCGGGCGTCGGCCTGCAAGGGCTGGTCCTCTTCTGCCTCTATATCTCCGGGATCTTCGGCGCGATGGCGATGGCGGCGATCATCAAACGCACGATTGCCAAGAGCGGCAGCGGCGGTTTCATGATGGAATTGCCCAAATATCAGATGCCGGTTTGGCGCGACGTCGCCATCGGCCTGTGGCAGCGCGCGCTGATCTTCCTGCGCCGCGCCGGCACCGTTATCCTCATGGTGACGGCAGTCTTGTGGGTATTGACGTCCTACCCCAAAGCCCCCGCCGGCAGCGGCATCAAACAGAGTGAATATTCGATCGCGGGGCGGATCGCGTCCGGGCTCGAACCGATCGTGCGCCCGATCGGCTTCAACCACGCCATGGCGCTCGCGATCATCCCGGCAATGGCCGCGCGCGAGGTGGCGGTGTCGGCGCTCCAGACCGTCTATTCGATCGACGCAAGCGATGACGAGAAGCTTGGCCAGGAGCGGCTTGCGCAGCGGCTGCGCGGCGCCTGGTCGCTGCCAACCGCGCTTGCCTTCCTCGCCTGGTTTGTCTTCGCGCCGCAATGCCTGTCGACGATCGCCGTGATCCGGCGGGAGACCAATGGCTGGCTATGGCCCGGCGTGACACTCGGCTATCTTTTTGTGCTGGCTTGGCTTGCCGCCGGGGCCACTTTCTGGGTAGCCACGGCGCTCGGACTCTAG
- the ssb gene encoding single-stranded DNA-binding protein: MAGSVNKVILVGNLGRDPESRSFQNGGKVVNLRIATSETWKDRNSGERKEKTEWHSVAIFSEGLANVAEKYLRKGSKVYLEGALQTRKWQGQDGQDKYSTEIVLQGFNAVLVLLDKREGEGGGRSGGWDDDAGNDFNSSFAGSDGAAPRGGSAGGRPAAFDSDLDDDVPF, translated from the coding sequence ATGGCCGGCAGCGTCAATAAGGTAATCCTCGTCGGCAATCTCGGCCGCGATCCCGAATCGCGCAGCTTCCAGAATGGCGGCAAGGTTGTGAACCTGCGCATCGCCACGTCGGAGACGTGGAAGGACCGCAATTCGGGCGAGCGCAAGGAGAAGACCGAATGGCATTCGGTCGCGATTTTCAGCGAAGGCCTGGCCAACGTCGCCGAGAAATATCTGCGCAAGGGCAGCAAGGTTTATCTCGAGGGCGCACTCCAGACTCGCAAGTGGCAGGGCCAGGACGGTCAGGACAAATATTCGACGGAAATCGTGCTGCAGGGCTTCAATGCGGTGCTGGTGCTGCTCGACAAGCGCGAGGGCGAAGGTGGCGGCCGCAGCGGCGGCTGGGATGACGACGCCGGCAACGACTTCAACTCGAGCTTCGCCGGTAGCGACGGTGCCGCGCCACGCGGCGGATCGGCCGGCGGCCGCCCGGCGGCATTCGACAGCGACCTGGATGACGACGTTCCGTTCTGA
- a CDS encoding inorganic phosphate transporter, protein MASSTLATEDRPKSHIKLDHKIHPLATILFAGVLAAGLLFAGYNIFNDTAHVGEPLAIGAFLFLGLALLIALGFEFVNGFHDTANAVATVIYTNSLAPVVAVIWSGCWNFIGVIVSTGAVAYSIITLLPVDLILHVGSAGGYAMIFALLIAAVVWNLGTWWLGLPNSSSHALIGSILGVGLANQLMAAGGAGGTSGVEWSQAQSVLLTLLVSPIIGFLGAMVLLWVMKRVIPDPKLYEEPQGDTPPPWHIRSLLIFTCTAVSFAHGGNDGQKGMGLIMLILIGVAPTAYALNRTMPDSSTPAFIQAVSDAHTVFVGHAAGAPAVTPQAASQVLTTALKTHQAEKPEVYAALDQVSGDITQELKNYGAIAHVPAAATRNLRNQMYLVYDTLRLLTKDKEKAKNDFPNGGDKKLKTYQDLLEKGTRYIPTWVKISVALALGLGTMVGWKRIVVTVGEKIGKTHLTYGMGAAAELMAASTILLAQFKGMPVSTTHILSSGVAGAMAGNGSGVQVSTVRNIALAWVTTLPAAMAIAGLLYVIFLQIARAFGG, encoded by the coding sequence ATGGCCAGCAGCACACTCGCGACGGAAGACCGGCCGAAAAGCCACATCAAGCTCGACCACAAGATCCATCCGCTGGCGACGATCCTGTTCGCCGGCGTGCTGGCGGCCGGGCTGCTCTTCGCCGGTTACAACATCTTCAACGATACCGCCCATGTCGGCGAGCCGCTCGCGATCGGCGCATTCCTGTTCCTCGGCCTCGCATTGCTGATCGCCTTGGGCTTCGAATTCGTAAACGGCTTCCACGATACCGCCAATGCGGTCGCGACCGTGATCTACACCAATTCGCTGGCTCCGGTCGTGGCGGTGATCTGGTCCGGCTGCTGGAACTTCATCGGCGTGATCGTCTCGACCGGCGCGGTCGCTTACTCGATCATTACATTGCTGCCGGTCGACCTGATCCTGCACGTCGGCAGTGCCGGCGGCTATGCCATGATCTTTGCGCTGTTGATCGCGGCAGTGGTGTGGAATCTCGGCACCTGGTGGCTCGGGCTGCCCAATTCGTCGAGCCATGCGCTGATCGGGTCGATCCTGGGTGTCGGCCTCGCCAATCAGCTGATGGCGGCGGGGGGTGCGGGCGGCACCTCGGGCGTGGAATGGAGCCAGGCCCAAAGCGTCTTGCTCACCCTTCTGGTCAGCCCGATCATCGGCTTTCTCGGCGCGATGGTGTTGCTGTGGGTCATGAAGCGGGTCATTCCCGATCCCAAGCTGTACGAGGAACCGCAAGGCGATACCCCGCCGCCATGGCATATCCGCTCGCTGCTGATCTTCACCTGCACCGCCGTCTCCTTCGCGCACGGCGGCAATGATGGGCAGAAGGGCATGGGCCTGATCATGCTGATCCTGATCGGCGTGGCGCCGACGGCCTACGCGCTCAACCGAACCATGCCGGACAGCTCGACGCCTGCCTTCATCCAGGCAGTGAGCGACGCGCATACCGTGTTCGTCGGGCATGCCGCCGGTGCGCCGGCCGTGACGCCGCAGGCCGCGTCGCAAGTGCTGACGACGGCGTTGAAAACGCATCAGGCCGAGAAGCCCGAAGTCTATGCCGCCCTCGACCAGGTTTCCGGCGACATTACGCAGGAGCTCAAGAATTATGGCGCGATCGCCCATGTGCCGGCAGCCGCGACCCGCAACCTGAGGAACCAGATGTATCTGGTCTATGATACGTTGAGGCTGCTGACCAAGGACAAGGAAAAAGCCAAGAACGACTTCCCGAACGGTGGCGACAAGAAGCTCAAAACCTATCAGGACCTGCTGGAAAAGGGCACGCGCTACATCCCGACCTGGGTCAAGATCTCGGTCGCGCTGGCACTCGGCCTGGGGACGATGGTAGGCTGGAAGCGGATCGTCGTTACCGTCGGGGAGAAGATCGGCAAGACGCACCTGACCTATGGCATGGGCGCCGCCGCCGAACTGATGGCCGCCAGCACGATATTGCTCGCTCAGTTCAAGGGCATGCCGGTCTCAACCACCCATATCCTCTCAAGCGGCGTGGCTGGCGCGATGGCAGGCAATGGCTCGGGTGTGCAGGTCAGCACCGTCCGCAATATCGCGCTCGCATGGGTGACGACCCTTCCCGCAGCGATGGCAATCGCCGGCCTACTCTATGTGATTTTCCTGCAGATCGCCCGCGCGTTCGGCGGCTGA